CACTGATCGGAACTGTTAGAAATAACAGTTCCGATCAGTGGCAATGAAAGCCGAAGCACATTGGCTTATCTGATCTGTTGCCGGCTTGGCCCTTCTCGCAAGCTTCAGACATTTCGCGAAACCTTCAGGCGCGGAAATCTTCCGACAACGTATCTCTACCGTTCCGTTGATCGCGTAACGCACTCCTCTCGTTTTCTCTTGAAAAGACCGGAAACACAGGCTCTTGGCTAATGTTGTCCAACAATTTTCACCCACGACGATGAAATGCAGTTGACGGTTGTATTTTAAGTTGTACGATGACCTACAACTTCAGCGTCGGGCTGAACGGTCTCAACACACATACGTCGCAATCCAGGGTGTTCGAACAATGAATCCACAAGAACTTAAGTCCATCCTCTCTGCCGGTCTGCTGTCTTTCCCGGTGACCGATTTCAATGCCCAGGGCGATTTCAACCGCGCTGGCTACATCAAGCGTCTGGAGTGGCTGGCCCCGTACGGCGCCTCGGCACTGTTCGCCGCCGGTGGCACCGGTGAGTTCTTCTCCCTGGCAGCCAGCGAGTATTCGGAAATCATCAAGACCGCCGTCGACACCTGCGCCAGCAGCGTGCCGATTCTGGCCGGTGTCGGTGGTTCGACCCGTCAGGCCATCGAATACGCTCAGGAAGCCGAGCGTCTGGGCGCCAAGGGCCTGTTGCTGCTGCCGCATTACCTGACCGAAGCCAGCCAGGACGGCGTTGCCGCCCACGTTGAAGCCGTGTGCAAATCGGTCAACATCGGCGTCGTGGTTTACAACCGTAACGTCTGCCGCCTGAACGCGCCGCTGCTGGAACGTCTGGCCGAGCGCTGCCCGAACCTGATCGGCTACAAGGACGGTCTGGGCGATATCGAACTGATGGTGTCGATCCGTCGTCGTCTCGGCGATCGCTTCAGCTACCTGGGCGGTTTGCCGACCGCTGAAGTCTACGCCGCGGCCTACAAGGCGCTGGGCGTGCCGGTCTACTCCTCGGCGGTGTTCAACTTCATCCCGAAAACCGCGATGGATTTCTACCACGCCATCGCCCGCGAAGATCACGCCACCGTGGCCAAGATCATCGACGACTTCTTCCTGCCGTACCTGGACATCCGTAACCGCAAGGCCGGCTATGCCGTGAGCATCGTCAAGGCCGGGGCAAAAATTGCCGGCTACGACGCAGGCCCGGTGCGTGCACCACTGACCGACCTGACCGGCGAAGAGTACGAAATGCTCGCCGCGCTGATCGACAAGCAGGGCGCGCAATAACACAACTGTTTAAACGGGGCCGCTGAGTATTCAGCGGCCTTTTGCGTGAGATCTTTTAGTTTCGAGGGCCGTCCCGTGACAAAGCGCTACGACAACTACATCAACGGTGAATGGATCGCCGGTGCCGATTACTCGGCCAACATCAACCCGTCGGAATTGAGCGACACCATCGGCGACTACGCCAAGGCTGACCTGGCCCAGGTCAACGCCGCCATCGATGCCGCCCGTGCCGCATTCCCGGCCTGGTCCACCTCCGGTATCCAGGCGCGTCACGATGCGCTAGATAAAGTCGGCACTGAAATTCTCGCCCGTCGCGATGAGCTCGGCACCCTGCTGGCCCGGGAAGAGGGCAAGACCCTGCCGGAAGCCATCGGTGAAGTGACCCGCGCCGGTAACATCTTCAAGTTCTTCGCCGGTGAATGCCTGCGCCTGTCCGGCGACTACGTGCCGTCGGTGCGTCCGGGTGTCAACGTTGAAGTCACTCGCGAAGCCTTGGGTGTGGTCGGTTTGATCACGCCGTGGAACTTCCCGATTGCCATTCCGTCGTGGAAAATCGCCCCGGCCCTGGCCTACGGCAACTGCGTGGTGCTCAAGCCGGCGGATCTGGTACCGGGCTGTGCCTGGGCCCTGGCTGAAATCATTTCCCGTGCAGGCTTTCCGGCCGGCGTGTTCAACCTGGTGATGGGCAGCGGTCGCGTGGTTGGCGACGCGCTGGTCAACAGCCCGAAAGTCGACGGCATCAGCTTCACCGGTTCCGTGGGTGTGGGTCGTCAGATCGCGGTCAGCTGCGTATCGCGCCAGGCCAAGTTCCAGCTGGAAATGGGCGGCAAGAACCCGCAGATCATTCTCGACGACGCCGATCTCAAGCAAGCGGTCGAGCTGTCGGTGCAGAGCGCGTTCTACTCCACCGGCCAGCGTTGCACGGCATCGAGCCGTCTGATCGTTACAGCCGGCATCCACGACAAGTTCGTCGAAGCCATGGCCGAGCGCATGAAGTCGATCAAGGTCGGTCACGCCTTGAAGGCCGGCACCGACATCGGTCCGGTGGTCTCGCAGGCTCAGCTTGAACAGGACATGAAGTACATCGACATCGGCCAGTCCGAAGGCGCGCGCCTGGTGAGTGGTGGTGGTCTGGTGACTTGTGATACCGAGGGTTACTTCCTCGCGCCAACGCTGTTTGCCGACAGCGAAGCGTCGATGCGTATCAGCCGTGAAGAGATCTTCGGCCCGGTGGCCAACGTCGTGCGCGTGGCCGACTACGAAGCCGCACTGGCCATGGCCAACGACACCGAATTCGGTCTGTCGGCGGGCATTGCCACCACGTCCCTGAAGTACGCCAACCACTTCAAGCGCCACTCTCAGGCCGGGATGGTGATGGTCAACCTGCCGACCGCCGGCGTGGATTTCCACGTTCCGTTCGGTGGCCGTAAAGGCTCATCCTATGGGTCACGTGAGCAAGGCCGTTATGCACAAGAGTTCTACACCGTAGTGAAGACGAGCTACATCGGTTCG
This genomic interval from Pseudomonas putida contains the following:
- the kdgD gene encoding 5-dehydro-4-deoxyglucarate dehydratase, yielding MNPQELKSILSAGLLSFPVTDFNAQGDFNRAGYIKRLEWLAPYGASALFAAGGTGEFFSLAASEYSEIIKTAVDTCASSVPILAGVGGSTRQAIEYAQEAERLGAKGLLLLPHYLTEASQDGVAAHVEAVCKSVNIGVVVYNRNVCRLNAPLLERLAERCPNLIGYKDGLGDIELMVSIRRRLGDRFSYLGGLPTAEVYAAAYKALGVPVYSSAVFNFIPKTAMDFYHAIAREDHATVAKIIDDFFLPYLDIRNRKAGYAVSIVKAGAKIAGYDAGPVRAPLTDLTGEEYEMLAALIDKQGAQ
- a CDS encoding aldehyde dehydrogenase family protein — encoded protein: MTKRYDNYINGEWIAGADYSANINPSELSDTIGDYAKADLAQVNAAIDAARAAFPAWSTSGIQARHDALDKVGTEILARRDELGTLLAREEGKTLPEAIGEVTRAGNIFKFFAGECLRLSGDYVPSVRPGVNVEVTREALGVVGLITPWNFPIAIPSWKIAPALAYGNCVVLKPADLVPGCAWALAEIISRAGFPAGVFNLVMGSGRVVGDALVNSPKVDGISFTGSVGVGRQIAVSCVSRQAKFQLEMGGKNPQIILDDADLKQAVELSVQSAFYSTGQRCTASSRLIVTAGIHDKFVEAMAERMKSIKVGHALKAGTDIGPVVSQAQLEQDMKYIDIGQSEGARLVSGGGLVTCDTEGYFLAPTLFADSEASMRISREEIFGPVANVVRVADYEAALAMANDTEFGLSAGIATTSLKYANHFKRHSQAGMVMVNLPTAGVDFHVPFGGRKGSSYGSREQGRYAQEFYTVVKTSYIGS